Proteins encoded in a region of the Alphaproteobacteria bacterium genome:
- a CDS encoding NAD+ synthase: MTDQLNICLAQLNPTVGDLPGNAEKLLAAAKSAQANGADLVVTSELFLCGYPPEDLVRRPSFLDETEALVSRIAQATAEGPAILLGTPWREKEKVFNAALLLSAGQVVAARYKSDLPNYGVFDEKRVFDAGELPGPIDFRGVRLGVMVCEDMWKPDVAECLAETGAEILVVLNGSPFELDKWEEREALAQDRVRETGLPLLYVNQVGGQDELVFDGSSFALNGDGTGATLMPAWREKIERLRIERRKGAWRFDEGPMDRPHDRLENVYRAMVLGLRDYVNKNGFPGVLIGMSGGIDSALSAAVAADALGPDRVHGVLLPSKYTSRASIEDAEDCCARIGCRRDSIPIEPAVAAFDGMLADLFEGREPDATEENLQARARGVALMALSNKFGAMVLTTGNKSEMSVGYATLYGDMCGGYSVLKDIYKVMVYDLARWRNVHVPPDSLGAAVNPIPENIITKAPSAELRPDQTDQDSLPPYEDLDRILTGLVEEERSLAEIVALGFDPATVKRIARLLAVAEYKRRQAPPGVKITRRSFGRDRRYPITNRFTEQL, from the coding sequence ATGACTGATCAACTCAACATATGCCTCGCCCAGCTCAATCCGACGGTGGGCGACCTGCCGGGGAACGCCGAGAAGCTCCTCGCCGCTGCCAAGTCGGCGCAGGCGAACGGCGCGGACCTCGTCGTTACCAGTGAGTTGTTCCTTTGCGGCTATCCGCCGGAGGACCTTGTACGGCGACCTTCGTTTCTTGACGAGACCGAAGCCCTCGTCTCGCGGATCGCGCAAGCCACCGCCGAAGGCCCAGCCATTCTTCTGGGTACGCCGTGGCGCGAGAAGGAAAAGGTCTTCAACGCGGCGCTGCTGTTGTCGGCGGGTCAGGTCGTCGCTGCGCGGTACAAATCCGATTTGCCGAATTACGGTGTCTTCGACGAAAAGCGCGTGTTTGACGCGGGCGAACTCCCCGGACCCATCGATTTCCGCGGCGTACGCCTGGGGGTCATGGTGTGTGAGGACATGTGGAAGCCCGATGTCGCTGAATGTTTGGCCGAAACCGGGGCCGAGATTCTCGTCGTCCTCAATGGCTCGCCGTTCGAGCTCGATAAATGGGAAGAACGCGAGGCGCTGGCGCAAGATCGGGTGCGCGAAACCGGATTGCCGCTGCTTTACGTCAATCAGGTCGGCGGCCAAGACGAACTGGTGTTCGACGGCAGTTCTTTTGCGCTCAACGGCGACGGTACCGGCGCGACTTTGATGCCAGCGTGGCGCGAGAAGATCGAACGGCTCAGGATCGAAAGAAGGAAGGGCGCGTGGCGATTTGACGAAGGACCCATGGATCGCCCCCACGACCGCCTCGAAAACGTTTACCGGGCCATGGTCCTCGGGCTCCGTGATTACGTGAACAAGAATGGATTCCCCGGTGTCTTGATTGGGATGTCGGGCGGAATCGATTCGGCCCTATCCGCGGCCGTGGCGGCCGATGCGCTGGGTCCGGATCGCGTGCACGGGGTTCTCCTGCCATCAAAGTACACCTCGCGCGCCAGTATCGAGGACGCCGAGGACTGCTGTGCGCGGATCGGTTGCCGCCGCGATTCGATTCCGATCGAACCGGCTGTCGCCGCCTTCGACGGCATGCTTGCAGATCTCTTTGAGGGCCGGGAACCGGATGCGACGGAGGAGAACCTGCAAGCGCGCGCGCGAGGTGTGGCGCTGATGGCGCTCAGCAACAAGTTCGGCGCGATGGTGCTGACGACCGGCAATAAATCCGAAATGTCGGTCGGATATGCAACTCTCTATGGCGACATGTGCGGCGGCTATTCGGTCCTGAAGGATATCTACAAGGTCATGGTTTACGACCTCGCGCGCTGGCGAAACGTCCATGTTCCGCCGGACAGTTTGGGGGCGGCGGTCAATCCGATCCCGGAGAACATCATTACCAAGGCGCCGTCGGCCGAGTTGCGGCCGGATCAAACCGACCAGGATTCGCTGCCTCCCTATGAGGACCTCGACCGGATTCTGACCGGTCTGGTGGAGGAAGAGCGCAGCCTGGCCGAAATCGTCGCGCTTGGATTTGATCCTGCCACGGTGAAACGGATCGCCCGCCTGCTTGCGGTGGCGGAATACAAGCGCCGTCAGGCGCCCCCGGGGGTCAAGATCACGCGGCGGTCGTTTGGCCGCGACCGGCGCTATCCCATCACCAATCGGTTCACCGAACAGCTATAA
- a CDS encoding 3-deoxy-7-phosphoheptulonate synthase class II codes for MPQDWSIDSWRGLPIAQQPDYRDRAALEKVEATLRRYPPLVFAGEARRLTAHLADVSAGKAFLLQGGDCAESFAEFHPDNIRDTFRVLLQMAVVLTFAGSVPVVKLGRIAGQFAKPRSDANEVQDGVTLPSYRGDIVNGIEFTPVAREPDPARWLQAYGQSASTLNLIRAFSHGGYSSLGRVHGWNLGFLENSPQGERYRALADRISESLDFMAACGLTAETTAVLRETDFYTSHEALLLGYEQALTRVDSTSGRWYDTSAHFLWIGDRTRQLDGAHVEFLRGVGNPLGFKAGPSLKADDALRLIDLLNPHNDPGRITIIARMGADRVADHLPQLIRKVAGEGRHVVWSCDPMHGNTIKSSTGYKTRRFDRILSEVRDFFAIHETEGTYAGGVHFEMTGADVTECLGGAQEISEENLSDRYHTHCDPRMNASQALELAFLVADMLKHRKSASQIKPAAA; via the coding sequence ATGCCACAGGACTGGTCGATTGATTCGTGGCGGGGCCTGCCGATCGCGCAGCAACCCGACTACCGCGACCGAGCGGCGCTCGAAAAGGTCGAGGCAACGTTGCGGCGCTACCCGCCGCTCGTTTTTGCGGGCGAAGCGCGCCGCCTCACCGCCCACCTGGCCGATGTGAGTGCCGGGAAGGCGTTCTTGCTCCAGGGCGGCGACTGTGCGGAAAGCTTCGCCGAATTCCATCCCGACAACATTCGCGACACCTTCCGGGTTTTGTTGCAAATGGCGGTCGTGCTGACCTTCGCCGGATCCGTGCCGGTCGTGAAACTCGGGCGGATCGCCGGGCAGTTCGCGAAACCGCGCAGCGACGCCAACGAGGTTCAGGACGGGGTTACCTTGCCCAGCTACCGCGGCGACATCGTGAACGGGATCGAATTTACGCCCGTGGCGCGTGAGCCCGATCCGGCGCGGTGGCTCCAAGCCTACGGACAGTCTGCCAGTACACTGAACCTGATCCGCGCCTTTTCCCACGGCGGTTATTCCTCGCTCGGGCGGGTGCATGGGTGGAATTTGGGATTCCTCGAAAACAGCCCGCAGGGCGAACGCTACCGCGCGCTCGCCGACCGTATTTCCGAATCGCTCGATTTCATGGCGGCGTGCGGCCTGACCGCCGAAACGACGGCGGTGCTACGCGAGACGGATTTCTATACCTCCCACGAGGCGCTCCTCCTGGGGTACGAACAGGCGCTGACCCGTGTCGATTCGACCAGCGGCCGGTGGTACGACACGTCGGCGCACTTCCTTTGGATCGGCGACCGGACGCGGCAACTGGACGGCGCCCACGTTGAGTTCCTGCGCGGTGTGGGCAATCCCTTAGGATTCAAAGCCGGACCTTCGCTCAAGGCCGATGATGCTTTGCGTCTGATCGATCTGCTCAATCCGCACAACGATCCCGGACGGATCACCATCATCGCGCGGATGGGGGCGGATCGTGTCGCCGATCACCTCCCGCAATTGATTCGCAAGGTCGCCGGCGAAGGCCGTCATGTCGTGTGGTCGTGCGACCCTATGCACGGCAATACGATCAAGTCCTCGACGGGGTACAAGACCCGGCGGTTCGACCGGATTCTGTCCGAGGTCCGAGATTTCTTCGCCATTCACGAAACCGAAGGAACCTACGCCGGTGGCGTGCACTTCGAGATGACCGGTGCCGACGTGACCGAATGTTTGGGCGGCGCCCAGGAGATCAGCGAGGAGAACCTGTCGGATCGCTATCATACGCATTGCGATCCGCGGATGAACGCGTCACAGGCGTTGGAACTCGCCTTCTTGGTGGCGGATATGTTGAAACACCGAAAGTCCGCTAGCCAAATCAAACCGGCGGCGGCGTAG
- the glmS gene encoding glutamine--fructose-6-phosphate transaminase (isomerizing), producing MCGIVGVVGSGDVAGRLLAGLRRLEYRGYDSAGIATVVDGTLERRRAKGKIGELEALLGRNPLPGDIGIGHTRWATHGAPNEINAHPHATSTVAAVHNGIIENFAELRSELVGEGRQFESETDTEAVVHLISSYLDKGDSPQTAVKRSLKRLEGAFSLAIVFAGEHDLLIGARRGSPLAVGWGEGEMFLGSDAIALASETNRISYLEDGDWVELTRNSAVFHDAEDGIVEREVRSSAASGALIGKGNYRHFMEKEIYEQPTVIGETLNGFFNPTDRTIQLPGLGVALEDVPKVTIVACGTSYLAALIGKFWIEHYARVPAEVDIASEFRYRHAPMPPGGLAMFISQSGETADTLAALRFAATENQHTISLVNVPESTMARESDAILMTNAGPEIGVASTKAFTCQLVTLAAFAIALARAKGTVSKADEARLSHAIAEVPARAVDVLNHDAAIRTLAESMIHSRSILYIGRGLSYPIALEGALKLKEISYIHAEGFAAGELKHGPIALVDEDVPVVVIAPSDALFDKTMSNLREVAARGGRVVLITDGEGQRRAGKEPWATVVLPDVDPFVTPILYAIPVQLLAYHVAVLKGTDVDQPRNLAKSVTVE from the coding sequence ATGTGCGGAATCGTCGGCGTTGTTGGAAGCGGCGACGTAGCCGGGCGGTTGCTTGCCGGTCTGCGGCGTCTCGAATACCGGGGCTACGATTCGGCCGGTATCGCGACGGTCGTCGACGGGACGCTGGAACGGCGTCGCGCCAAAGGAAAGATCGGCGAACTCGAAGCGCTTCTTGGGCGAAATCCCCTGCCGGGAGATATCGGGATCGGTCATACCCGTTGGGCCACCCATGGCGCGCCCAACGAAATTAACGCCCATCCCCACGCGACGTCCACGGTCGCCGCGGTTCACAACGGGATCATCGAGAACTTCGCAGAACTCCGGAGTGAATTGGTCGGTGAGGGGCGCCAATTCGAAAGCGAGACCGATACTGAAGCGGTCGTGCACTTGATTTCGTCCTACTTAGACAAAGGGGACAGCCCCCAGACGGCGGTAAAGCGGTCGCTCAAGCGGCTTGAGGGGGCGTTTTCCCTCGCGATCGTCTTTGCCGGCGAACACGACCTCCTGATCGGCGCGCGGCGCGGCAGTCCGCTGGCGGTCGGTTGGGGCGAGGGGGAAATGTTCCTGGGCTCGGACGCGATCGCGCTTGCCTCCGAGACCAATCGGATTTCCTACCTCGAAGACGGCGACTGGGTCGAACTCACACGAAACAGCGCGGTGTTTCACGATGCCGAAGACGGCATCGTCGAGCGCGAAGTGCGCTCGAGCGCGGCGTCGGGTGCGCTTATCGGTAAGGGAAACTACCGGCACTTCATGGAAAAGGAGATCTACGAACAGCCAACCGTGATCGGTGAGACGCTGAACGGTTTCTTCAATCCGACCGACCGGACGATTCAGTTGCCCGGTCTCGGCGTCGCCCTAGAAGACGTTCCCAAGGTAACCATCGTCGCTTGCGGGACATCGTACCTCGCCGCGCTGATCGGCAAGTTCTGGATCGAACACTATGCGCGGGTGCCGGCGGAGGTCGATATAGCCTCGGAGTTTCGCTACCGTCACGCACCGATGCCGCCCGGCGGGTTGGCGATGTTTATCTCTCAGTCCGGTGAAACCGCGGACACCCTGGCGGCGCTCCGCTTCGCCGCGACCGAGAATCAGCACACAATCTCACTGGTGAATGTGCCCGAGAGCACGATGGCGCGCGAAAGCGACGCGATCCTCATGACTAACGCGGGCCCGGAGATCGGGGTGGCGTCGACCAAGGCTTTCACCTGCCAGCTTGTCACGCTCGCGGCGTTCGCGATTGCCTTGGCCCGTGCGAAGGGAACGGTTTCCAAGGCCGATGAAGCCCGGTTGTCGCACGCCATCGCCGAGGTGCCCGCGCGTGCGGTCGACGTCCTCAATCACGATGCCGCGATCAGGACGTTGGCCGAGTCGATGATTCATTCCCGCAGCATTCTGTATATCGGTCGCGGCCTTTCCTATCCGATCGCGCTTGAAGGGGCGTTGAAGTTGAAGGAGATCTCTTACATCCACGCGGAAGGGTTCGCCGCGGGCGAGCTCAAACACGGACCGATTGCGCTAGTAGACGAAGACGTTCCGGTCGTGGTCATCGCGCCGAGCGACGCGTTGTTCGACAAAACGATGTCGAATTTGCGCGAAGTCGCGGCCCGCGGGGGTCGCGTGGTGCTGATTACCGATGGCGAAGGACAGCGAAGAGCCGGCAAGGAGCCTTGGGCGACGGTCGTCTTGCCCGACGTCGACCCATTCGTGACCCCGATTCTCTATGCTATTCCGGTGCAACTGCTGGCCTATCACGTCGCCGTCCTGAAGGGCACCGATGTCGATCAGCCGCGCAACCTCGCGAAGTCGGTTACGGTCGAGTAA
- a CDS encoding NADP-dependent oxidoreductase, with product MHDKNLRILLAKRPTGSPTAGDFSIVSEAIPTPGPGEILVQSLYLSLDPYMRGRMNAAKSYVPPVEIGAVMGGGVVGRVMRSDVAAYPAGTIVEGLLGWQQFAVAKPKMLRKIDPALAPISTALGVLGMPGLTAYFGLLDLGKPIATDTVVVSAASGAVGSLVGQIAKRLGCRTVGVVGSPEKARYIVDELGYDAAINYRTSDNLRRDIREAAPDGVNVYFDNVGGPVTDAVFENLAQRARIVICGQISQYNSTKQEMGPRNLSRILTTRSRIEGFIVFDYADRYPQGLKDLATWVANGEIKYKEDIIQGLENAPAAFIGLLEGKNFGKLLVKIAD from the coding sequence ATGCACGACAAGAACCTTAGGATCCTTCTCGCAAAACGTCCCACAGGATCGCCCACGGCAGGGGACTTCAGCATCGTTTCTGAGGCAATCCCGACACCGGGACCTGGCGAAATCCTGGTCCAGAGCCTTTACCTGTCGCTCGACCCCTATATGCGGGGGCGTATGAACGCCGCCAAATCCTATGTGCCGCCGGTGGAGATTGGCGCGGTCATGGGCGGCGGCGTGGTTGGGCGCGTGATGCGCTCGGACGTGGCCGCGTATCCGGCCGGCACGATCGTCGAGGGGCTCCTGGGGTGGCAACAGTTTGCCGTGGCCAAGCCCAAGATGCTGCGGAAGATTGATCCCGCACTCGCGCCAATCTCGACGGCCCTCGGGGTTCTGGGCATGCCTGGTTTGACGGCCTATTTCGGTCTGCTCGATTTAGGCAAACCGATCGCTACCGACACCGTCGTTGTCTCAGCAGCTTCGGGGGCGGTCGGGTCGCTGGTGGGCCAGATTGCGAAACGTCTCGGCTGTCGGACGGTCGGGGTAGTCGGGTCGCCGGAAAAGGCCCGTTATATCGTCGACGAACTCGGCTATGACGCCGCGATCAACTACCGCACCTCGGACAACCTGCGCCGGGATATCCGCGAAGCCGCTCCGGATGGAGTCAACGTCTACTTCGACAATGTCGGCGGCCCGGTCACCGACGCCGTCTTCGAGAACCTCGCCCAGCGCGCTCGTATCGTTATTTGCGGCCAGATTTCCCAATACAACAGCACCAAGCAGGAAATGGGCCCGCGCAATCTTTCCCGCATCTTGACCACGCGCAGTCGGATCGAAGGGTTTATCGTTTTCGATTACGCCGACCGCTACCCGCAGGGTCTGAAGGACCTCGCCACATGGGTGGCGAACGGCGAGATAAAGTACAAGGAAGACATCATCCAAGGATTGGAAAATGCACCGGCAGCCTTTATCGGTCTTCTCGAAGGCAAAAATTTCGGCAAGCTACTCGTAAAAATCGCGGATTAG
- a CDS encoding nicotinate phosphoribosyltransferase, with protein MPFSVVQSDAAIERHTDHYFNRTKSVVRRFGDKRVTYAVFMRRPVLFTPRLMVDVLETVAARRGVKYDIELRYREGDWVGAGDPLIYISGSLAELVDLETIYLQRLGPACVAAYNAYSMCRDLPKVAFLAMDARHCAGAEMAEMMAYAASVGSNAAKAEVGAVGFIGNATDATAHYFGKDRGMGTMPHALIGYAGSTVRAAEMFHDTFPDDPMTILVDYYGQEITDALEVCHRFPDLAAAGSLSVRLDTHGGRFVEGLDPQGSYAVLERHVPKSTRQYRSEPELRWLVGTGVTAAAIYLMRESLDQAGFDKVAIVASSGFGPAKCKVMASVNAPIDVIGTGSYLPERWDETYATADVIDYNGTKSVKVGREFLLRPAD; from the coding sequence ATGCCGTTTTCTGTCGTCCAGTCGGATGCAGCGATCGAACGCCACACCGATCACTATTTCAACCGCACCAAGAGCGTGGTTCGCCGCTTTGGCGACAAGCGTGTCACCTACGCCGTGTTCATGCGTCGCCCGGTACTGTTCACACCGCGCCTTATGGTCGATGTGTTGGAAACCGTCGCGGCGCGCCGAGGCGTCAAGTACGACATTGAACTGCGCTATAGGGAAGGCGATTGGGTGGGGGCCGGTGACCCTCTGATCTATATCTCCGGATCCCTCGCCGAGTTGGTCGATCTCGAGACGATCTATTTGCAGCGTTTGGGGCCGGCCTGCGTTGCCGCTTACAACGCGTACTCGATGTGCCGCGATTTGCCCAAAGTGGCGTTCTTGGCAATGGATGCCCGGCACTGCGCCGGTGCGGAAATGGCCGAGATGATGGCCTATGCCGCAAGTGTCGGATCGAATGCCGCCAAGGCCGAGGTGGGGGCGGTGGGATTTATCGGCAATGCCACCGACGCAACGGCGCACTATTTTGGCAAGGACCGCGGAATGGGAACGATGCCGCATGCTCTAATAGGCTACGCGGGGTCGACAGTGCGCGCCGCTGAAATGTTCCATGACACATTTCCCGACGACCCAATGACGATCCTGGTCGACTATTATGGCCAGGAGATTACCGATGCGCTTGAGGTTTGCCACCGCTTTCCGGACCTAGCGGCCGCCGGGTCGTTGTCAGTACGGCTCGATACGCATGGCGGTCGGTTTGTCGAAGGCTTGGACCCGCAGGGCTCCTATGCGGTGCTCGAACGGCATGTTCCCAAGAGCACGCGGCAGTATCGCTCCGAACCGGAGCTACGTTGGCTGGTCGGCACCGGCGTTACCGCGGCGGCGATTTATTTAATGCGGGAATCCCTCGACCAAGCGGGCTTCGACAAGGTGGCGATTGTCGCCAGTTCCGGCTTCGGTCCGGCCAAATGCAAGGTCATGGCAAGCGTGAACGCGCCGATCGATGTGATCGGCACCGGGTCCTATTTGCCCGAGCGATGGGACGAAACCTATGCGACTGCGGACGTCATCGACTACAACGGAACGAAGTCGGTGAAGGTCGGTCGGGAATTCCTGCTGCGCCCTGCCGATTAG
- a CDS encoding NADP-dependent oxidoreductase codes for MALPNRNRKVVLARRPVGMPVEDDFRLVDAPVPEPGPGELLVRAHYLSADPFQRMRLDAGSGYGKTLEIGDVIKGRLVGEVVQSNHPDHKAGEFVEGMLGWQTYAISDGSTARAEYAPGITKVDPLIAPISTYLGILGFPGVTAYFAMLEVCDPQAGETVVVTGAGGAVGSLAGQLAKIRGCRVVGIAGSDAKLDHIVNDLGFDAGINYRTTPDLMADLRRTCPARIDVHFDNVGGDIAHTILHHLARDARIVLVGNISQNNLAERPLRADTTGLLMTARAMTKGFIVYDYEARADEARRAIAGWLASGKIHYHETISDGIDSAPAAFISMLQGGNIGKQLIRLDDL; via the coding sequence ATGGCTCTCCCCAATCGCAATCGCAAGGTCGTCCTAGCTCGGCGCCCAGTCGGTATGCCGGTCGAGGACGATTTCCGTCTGGTCGATGCACCCGTGCCCGAACCGGGTCCCGGTGAACTTCTTGTTCGTGCGCATTACCTTTCCGCCGACCCGTTCCAACGGATGCGACTCGATGCGGGCTCGGGCTACGGCAAAACCTTGGAGATCGGCGATGTGATCAAGGGACGCCTCGTCGGCGAGGTCGTGCAATCGAATCATCCGGACCATAAAGCCGGCGAGTTCGTCGAAGGTATGCTTGGTTGGCAGACCTACGCGATCTCCGACGGCAGCACCGCCCGAGCGGAATATGCCCCAGGGATTACCAAGGTCGATCCGCTTATCGCGCCTATTTCTACGTACCTCGGCATTCTGGGCTTCCCCGGGGTCACGGCCTATTTCGCGATGCTTGAAGTATGCGACCCCCAAGCCGGCGAGACTGTCGTGGTCACGGGTGCAGGCGGTGCCGTAGGGTCGCTGGCAGGTCAGCTTGCCAAGATCCGCGGATGTCGCGTCGTCGGCATCGCCGGGAGCGACGCGAAATTGGACCATATTGTGAATGACCTCGGCTTCGATGCCGGGATCAACTACCGGACAACCCCCGACCTCATGGCCGACCTGCGCCGCACGTGCCCGGCGCGCATCGACGTCCATTTCGACAATGTCGGCGGCGATATTGCCCATACCATCTTGCATCACCTGGCCCGCGACGCGCGCATCGTGCTTGTCGGCAACATTAGCCAAAATAATCTTGCGGAAAGACCGCTCAGGGCCGATACGACCGGGCTTCTGATGACCGCCCGGGCGATGACCAAGGGCTTTATCGTGTACGACTACGAGGCTCGGGCCGATGAAGCGCGAAGGGCCATTGCCGGCTGGCTGGCCTCCGGAAAGATTCATTACCACGAGACGATTTCCGACGGGATCGATAGCGCTCCGGCAGCGTTCATATCGATGTTGCAGGGCGGCAACATCGGCAAACAACTGATCCGCCTCGACGACCTCTAA
- the gabD gene encoding NADP-dependent succinate-semialdehyde dehydrogenase, giving the protein MKLADPKLFRQQAYIAGQWADADAGGTIPVNNPATDEILGSVPKMGTAETRRAIDAAAASYPAWRAKTGKERAIILRRWFDLMMANQNDLAILMTAEQGKPLAESKGEVAYAASFIEWFGEEAKRVYGDTIPSHAADKRIVVLKEPIGVTAAITPWNFPAAMITRKAGAALAAGCPMVIKPASQTPFSALALAELGERAGIPAGVLSVITGSATEIGGEMTSNPTVRKLSFTGSTEIGKKLMVQSAGTMKKLSLELGGNAPFIVFDDADLDAAVEGAIASKYRNTGQTCVCANRLLVQDKVYDRFAEMLGAAVAKLRVGNGLEGETEQGPMIDLAAVEKIEEHIADALGQGARLVSGGARHALGGTFFQPTILADVTPAMLVSREETFGPLAPLYRFKTDEEAIAMANDTEFGLASYFFSRDIGRIWRVAEALEYGMVGINTGLISTEVAPFGGMKESGLGREGSKYGLDEYVETKYLCVGGIDR; this is encoded by the coding sequence GTGAAACTCGCCGATCCCAAACTTTTCCGCCAGCAAGCGTATATCGCGGGCCAATGGGCGGATGCCGACGCCGGTGGAACAATTCCGGTCAACAATCCGGCCACCGACGAAATTCTTGGCAGCGTGCCAAAAATGGGCACCGCTGAAACGCGGCGGGCGATCGATGCCGCGGCCGCCAGTTACCCAGCGTGGCGCGCCAAGACCGGCAAGGAGCGCGCGATCATCCTGCGGCGCTGGTTCGACCTGATGATGGCGAATCAAAACGACCTGGCCATTCTGATGACCGCCGAGCAAGGCAAGCCGCTGGCTGAATCGAAGGGTGAGGTCGCCTACGCCGCGTCGTTCATCGAATGGTTCGGCGAGGAAGCCAAACGGGTCTACGGCGATACGATCCCCAGCCACGCGGCAGACAAGCGCATCGTCGTGCTAAAGGAACCGATCGGCGTCACCGCCGCGATCACACCATGGAATTTTCCAGCTGCCATGATCACGCGCAAAGCCGGTGCCGCGTTGGCGGCGGGTTGCCCGATGGTGATCAAACCGGCGTCGCAGACACCGTTTTCCGCCCTGGCGCTAGCTGAACTGGGCGAACGGGCCGGGATTCCTGCGGGGGTCTTGAGCGTCATCACCGGGTCGGCGACCGAGATCGGCGGTGAAATGACGTCGAACCCAACCGTCCGCAAGCTGTCGTTCACCGGTTCCACCGAAATCGGCAAGAAACTGATGGTCCAAAGCGCGGGCACCATGAAGAAGCTGTCGCTGGAGCTAGGCGGCAACGCCCCCTTCATTGTCTTCGACGATGCCGACCTTGACGCGGCGGTCGAAGGCGCGATCGCCTCGAAATACCGCAACACCGGACAAACCTGCGTCTGTGCCAACCGACTTCTGGTGCAGGACAAGGTCTACGACCGATTTGCCGAGATGCTCGGTGCGGCCGTCGCGAAACTGCGTGTCGGCAACGGGCTGGAGGGCGAAACGGAGCAGGGCCCGATGATCGACCTTGCCGCGGTCGAGAAGATCGAAGAACACATCGCGGACGCGCTCGGGCAGGGTGCGCGGTTGGTAAGCGGCGGCGCGCGCCACGCGCTTGGCGGCACCTTCTTTCAGCCGACAATCCTGGCCGACGTAACGCCGGCGATGTTGGTGTCGCGCGAGGAGACCTTCGGCCCCCTAGCGCCGCTCTATCGGTTCAAGACCGACGAAGAAGCGATTGCCATGGCCAACGACACCGAATTCGGCTTGGCGTCCTATTTCTTCAGTCGGGACATTGGTCGCATTTGGCGGGTCGCCGAGGCGCTCGAATACGGCATGGTCGGGATCAATACCGGGTTGATCTCCACCGAGGTCGCGCCGTTCGGTGGGATGAAGGAGTCCGGGCTCGGCCGGGAGGGGTCGAAGTACGGGCTCGACGAATATGTCGAGACAAAATACCTCTGCGTCGGCGGAATCGATCGGTAA
- the gor gene encoding glutathione-disulfide reductase — protein MSQYDVDLFIIGAGSGGVRAARIAAKHGARVAVCEDSRVGGTCVIRGCIPKKFMVYASHFSEHFEDSADYGWTVGPRSFNWSKFMAAKDKEIDRLNKIYIRLLDNAGAELIEGKGTFVDRHTVDVGGRQITADKILIATGGWPFKPETTGVEHAITSNEFFELSEQPKRAIVVGGGYIAVEFAGILNGLGTEVVQIYRGEQILRGFDGDVRAALAQEMRKKGIEIRVESTIDHIEKLPSGLIATCEDGTILETDCIVCATGRAPKTAGLNLEAVGVAQRENGAVIVDEYSRTNIDNIYAVGDVTDRVNLTPVALNEGHCFADTVFGGRERIMDHETIASAVFSQPSVATVGLTEEDARRKVGAVDIYKSTFRPLLHTLSGRDEKTLMKIVVDADTDRVLGVHMVGPEAAEIIQGLAVAVKMGATKTDFDATVGIHPTAAEEFVTMRERYVVPEAQAAE, from the coding sequence ATGAGCCAATACGACGTCGATCTTTTCATCATCGGTGCCGGTTCCGGCGGCGTGCGCGCGGCCCGGATCGCGGCAAAGCATGGCGCGCGGGTCGCGGTATGCGAGGACAGCCGCGTCGGCGGAACCTGCGTCATCAGAGGCTGTATTCCAAAGAAGTTCATGGTCTACGCGTCGCATTTCTCCGAGCATTTCGAAGACTCCGCTGACTACGGCTGGACCGTTGGGCCGCGCAGCTTCAACTGGTCCAAGTTCATGGCGGCGAAGGACAAGGAGATCGACCGGCTCAACAAGATCTATATCCGGTTGCTCGACAATGCCGGGGCCGAACTCATCGAAGGAAAAGGAACGTTCGTCGACCGCCACACCGTTGACGTCGGCGGTCGCCAGATCACCGCCGACAAGATTCTGATCGCCACGGGAGGCTGGCCGTTTAAGCCCGAGACCACGGGTGTCGAACACGCCATTACGTCGAACGAGTTCTTTGAACTAAGCGAGCAGCCCAAGCGTGCAATCGTTGTGGGTGGCGGTTACATCGCTGTCGAGTTTGCGGGGATTCTCAACGGGCTAGGTACGGAGGTCGTCCAAATCTACCGCGGCGAGCAGATACTCAGGGGGTTCGACGGCGATGTGCGTGCCGCGTTGGCCCAGGAGATGCGTAAAAAGGGTATCGAAATCCGGGTCGAGTCCACGATCGATCACATCGAAAAACTTCCGAGTGGGCTCATCGCGACCTGCGAGGACGGCACCATCTTGGAAACCGATTGCATCGTCTGCGCGACCGGTCGGGCGCCCAAGACCGCGGGGCTCAATCTTGAAGCGGTGGGGGTCGCGCAGCGCGAAAACGGCGCGGTGATCGTCGATGAGTACTCGCGAACCAACATCGACAACATCTATGCCGTCGGGGACGTGACGGACCGCGTCAACCTGACGCCCGTAGCTTTGAACGAAGGTCATTGTTTTGCCGACACCGTGTTCGGGGGGCGCGAACGGATCATGGACCACGAGACGATTGCCTCCGCCGTTTTCAGCCAGCCCAGCGTCGCCACGGTGGGCCTGACCGAAGAGGACGCGCGTCGGAAGGTCGGTGCCGTCGATATCTATAAGTCTACGTTTCGGCCCCTGCTGCACACGCTGTCGGGCCGGGACGAGAAGACCCTGATGAAGATCGTGGTCGATGCCGATACCGACAGGGTATTAGGCGTCCACATGGTCGGTCCCGAAGCCGCCGAGATCATCCAAGGGCTGGCGGTTGCCGTGAAAATGGGCGCGACCAAGACGGATTTCGACGCGACTGTCGGCATTCATCCGACCGCGGCCGAGGAATTCGTCACGATGCGTGAACGCTACGTCGTCCCCGAGGCCCAAGCCGCGGAATAG